Part of the Lagenorhynchus albirostris chromosome 19, mLagAlb1.1, whole genome shotgun sequence genome, GCTCCGGCCACATCTCAGTGCTGACTCATGGGCATCCTTCATTGAGGCCCAGAATGAGGCCCTGGTTTGGGGCTGAGCCAGCTCAGAGCCCTTGAACTAGAACCAGCCACTCAGGGCTCACACGAGTTGGCACACCTTGGGCTGGGTGGGAAGCCCAGGGCAGCAGGTAGCAGTGCCCACCTGGCGCCTCCGTCCGTGTGCTAGACCGGTTCCCGGAGCGGCATTCCAGAGCCTCCTGCAGAGCCTGCGAAGAAAGCTGTGGAGGAAGACGCCTGCTCCGCCCCTTCTCGGGCCTCCTGTGTGCTGCTGCCTCTATGGGCTCTGACCCCACCGGGCCCAGGCTCTGCAGTTGTCTTCTGTCAGACACTTGCTGAAGCACCTGCTCTGTACAAGGGCATTGCAGGCTGGTGGGCAAATCTGAGCCAAGGCACTGGCATGCTCAGCATTTCAGAGAAATACTCAAGAGGAGTTTGTGGGTCTGAGCTTGTGGGGTAGTGACCCCGGGTACCCGCAGTCGCCATGGTGGCAAAAACCTGGGCTCTAAACTGTCTGTATGGGGCTCCTTTGCCTGGCAGAACCACGCTGGGGAAAGGACTTCATCTGAACTTCAGATGCCCCACACGTGAAGTGGGAACAAAGTCACGCGGCTCAGAGGCCACCGTGAGGGTCAGAGGATCTGCCCAGAAGCCCCTGGCACGTGCACAGCAGGCTTGCTCGTGGCTTTGTCACCGCAAAGAGCACTGTTCTATTCGCAGCACCTCCTGCTTCTGCCTGGCAACTATGTCTGCCTGTTCTATATTTAATTCCTCCAGCAAAGCTGGCCCTGAGGATCTCCTTGCCTGACCCCTGGGCCTGCAGGCAGAGGAGGCCTCTGTGCCCACCTCGGTGGCTTAGGCCTGGCAGCCTTGGCAGCGCCCTGGGTGAGCTGAGGGGTCGAGCTGGGttggggcagggctggagcccaCGCCGGCTGCTATTCCAggctcctggggctggtgcctatCCCACCCCCAGCGACTTCACTCCCACCTGGCACACTGCAGCCCTCTGCTCGTTGCCGTCTCCTCCAAATTCAGACCCAGACTGCCAGCTCCTGGGCCGGGGTAGGACCGGGGTTGTCCGGGCTTTCCAGATGGAACTGGTGTCTGTCATCCTCCATCCCAACAGCTCTCCTCAACTCTGCCTTTCCAGGAGGGGAGGGAATTGGCAGGCACTGGGAGGTGGGTTCCACCCACTCCCTCTGCTAAGGGCCCAGCACACGTGAAGGGGAGGGGGCTTCCTGGAAAGGGGCACCTCACTAAAACCAGTCATCTAGGAGCCATTTAATGGTGTCGAGGTTTTTAGGTCCTTATTCCTAGGGAATAGATGCTGAATTATGTAGGTGAATGATGTCAACAAATTTGTAACTCAATTCCAAATGGTTCCCCAAAAAATACACGCACGAAGCAAGTAAGGCAAAAATATTCACTGTTGAATCTTCAGTGGCTAGTAGTTCAGTGAACAGTGTACTTGTTCTTCCAACTGTCCTGCGTGTTTGGAGTTTTTCCTAGTAAAGAATTGTGGGGAAGTGGCCATTTGCTGAACACCTACTAGTTGCCAGGCACTGAGGGGCACATCAGAGACAAGCCCTGCCCTGTAGGGGAGGAGCCTGCCCCTGCAGAATGCTGCCCTGGGGGGCTGCTGGTGGTGGGCTGCCTGCGTGGAGGGGAGGGCACTGGTGGCTGATGGTTAGATGGTTCGAGTCCGCTTTATTGGGTGCTTGTGGGGGAGGGCCCATGGAACTTGCCCCACACCACCCCCTGGCACATCCAAGGGACAGAAATGTCACAGAGGAGTGAACTCAGGGCTCAGCCCCAAGTTAGCAGAAAGGAGGGGTTCCAAGAACCGAGCTGGTCTCAGGAGCCAGAGGGGCTGCCTGAACAGctgaggggagaggtggggaggggcggagggagtggaggcagggaaggagctcAGAGGTGGCTTGGGAGAATGGGAGTGAGGCGAGATGGAGTGTGCGCCTGGCTCCCCTGCGTCCCTCGCCCAGCCCTTTTCCTAAGGGCCAAGGCCTTGGGGTGAGGGAGATGGGCCTGCACTAGAGGCTCCTGGGACCTGCAGGGGCGTGGAGAGCTTAGAGACTGGTTTCCAGGACTCCAGACACCTGCTAGACCCTGGGAAGTGGGGGGCCCAGAGCTGAGAGCTGCAGGTCCCTGCAGAGGTGAGTGTTGGGCACCACTGCCCCAAGCAGATACTGGTGTCTAAGCTCTGAGGTGTCGGGCGCCCTCTCGTGGGCTTAGGGGGAACAACTGCCAGGTACCCCGGACAAGGTCCTCTGATCAGGAATCCTGACCGAGGCAGGAGCAGGCCCCAGGGTGGACTGAGCCAGAGGTTGAGGCAAAAAAGCTGGTAGTATAATACATCACACTGTGGAGAGGTGTGGTACCAGGAAAATCACTTCCATTTGCAATGGTTGGTAGCAGCCACTTGAAGGACATGTTCAGAATGTTCTAGAGTACACTTGGGGCTCAGTGGGGGAGTCTGTGGTAAGTGACGATGGACATGGGCAAGTCCTTAGGCCCTGGGGCTCTGAGAGGCAGAGCAGCTGCCCCTCCTCAGGCTGCAGCAAGTCAGAGGGCAGGCCCGGGATGAGGGACGAGGACGTCACCAGCCAAAGGACAAAGAACTTGGAGGAGGTGGGGCGGGCAGGCACAGGGGTTCATTCACAGGTGCTGCCTGCTATCTCCAGACAACTGCACGTGGGGTTCAGGTTTATTTTGGGGGTCTATGAGTGTGGAGCGGAAGGTCCCTTCCCCCACCAGCAAAGGAGCATTCCTGTCACCAGGCAAAAATATAGGTGCTGGAGCCCCCAGCCTTTGTTCTCCTGCCCTGCCAGTGGGGAGGCTAAGCTGGAGGGGGGTCCTCCTAGTCTTTGGGGTGACTGACCCACACCACCTTACAGGATGCATAAGCAAGCAGAGAGGAAGCAGCTTCACCGGGAATGACCCTGAGCCATTTACTGGACCAAAGGCTCCTGAGGCCAGCAAGAGGgccagggagaagacggccgaccaggcttctccctcctctctctggccTCGGCTTGGATGAAAGGGCTAGCGGGCTGGCGAAGACCCCTGCAGGGTCCAGGCAAAGGCAGAGCTGTTCCATGGCAGGAAAACAGGTTCCAGAACGGGAGGTGCCACTCTCTGGGGGCTTGTGGGCCAGGTGCTCCGAGCCCCTCACAGCACCTTGCCTGGGTTCATGAGGCCTCGGGGGTCCAGCGTGGCCTTGAGCTGCCGCATGGTCTCAATGCCCACCGTGCCCACCTCCTCCTGCAGCAGCTGCCGCTTGCCCAGACCGATGCCATGTTCCCCTGTGCACGTGCCACGGAGTGCCAGTGCTCGCCTGGGAAGCAGCGGGAAGAGGTCCTCAGCGGGTGCCCCTCCCACTTCCCTCAGCTCTCCCCCACCCTGCTTCCCGCTTTGCCCTTACCTGACCAGCTGTTCTGCAAAGGCCTTGACCCTGAGGAGCTCCTCGTGGTCCTCCGGGTCTACCACCAGGATGCAGTGGAAATTGCCGTCACCCACGTGCCCAACGATGGTTCCTGGGGGCCCAGAGGACACAGCTgctgccccagccccgcccccaccctcccaccGCGCCCCGCATGGGGCAGGCAGAACCTGTGAGTCCCGAGGCCTGCAGGTCCTCCTTGGTCTGCACCAGGATCTCCGGCAGCCGGGAGATGGGCACACACACGTCGGTGGAATAGCCCTGAGTTGGGGCAGGCCGGTGAGcttccctccctcacccagcCTGCCCGGGAGGTAAGGGGTCAAGGGTACGAATGGGCTCGGGGTGCTCGGCCTCTCACATGAACGTGCCTGCtgtctctaagtctcagtttccctgtGCAACAAGGCGATTGGCCCGGCTAGGCTCCCAGGGCTCTCAtcctgctccccacccctgctACCGTGCAGGCCCCCCAGCACCTGgagcccagcctccccttccGCTTCACcacctcttcctccaggaagcctgccttcTGTGTCCACACTGCCCCTCCTTGGTCCCTGCACCCAGGGCCTGGCTCGGGGCAGGGGCTCCCTCCCGAGGATTTGGCAGTCCTGCCTGCCGGGGCCTCTGCCTGCTGCCCTGGACAATAGGACAGTAGGCTGAGGAAAGGCTCTCGTGTCCACCCCAGCCCGCTCACCTTGCAGCCCGGCCGCAGCGCCAGGGCAGCGTACCAGGCGTTGTGCCGCGCTGCCCAGAGCCGGCTGCGGTCCTCCGCCTCCTTGGCCCAGGAGAAGTGAGAGCCTCCGTTGTGCCGGATGATCTCCTCTGTCAGGGGCGGGGGGTTGACACCAGGCCCTACTCTGGGgcagcccaggccccgccccgccccgccccgcccacagCACCCCAGCACACCTGTGCGCTGCACCTGCTCTGCCAGCGCCTGCTCGGAGCCGTGGAACTCGAGGAAGAGCGTGGGCGCCACGCAGCAGTTCAGCTTGCTATGCCTGTTGCAGGCATCCATCATGACGTCATCCAGGAACTCTAGGACCAAGGAGAAGCCACGTGAGGTGACGCGTGGCCTTCAAAGGGGAGCCCACCTGGACGGCCCAATCCCAGGCTCACCAATACGGGCCACGGGCACTGCAGCCTGGAGGATGTGTACGGTGCTGTCCACGGCCGCCTGGACGCTGGGGAAGGCACAGGTGGCAGCCACCGTGGCCTCAGGGGCAGGGTGCAGGCGCAGTGTGGCGGCCGTGATGAGGCCCAGCGTCCCCTCGGAGCCCACAAACAGCCCTGTGAGGTTGTAGCCAGCTGCGCTCTTCCTGGGTCCCCGGGGACATGAGGTAGGTGAGTGCCCAGGCCACGTGACGACGGATTTCTGGCCAGAAGCCAGGTGGGGAGCTGAGCCTAAGGTCTGGGCTCACCCGCCTCTGTGCAGACTGCCACCCAGGCAGCCGTTTCCTGGCACAGCCCAAATAGGCCTCAGGACCACCAGCTTTGGCCCACAGGGCAGTTTCAGGACCCGCCTCTCCAGGAGGCCCCCGTTGCCGCCGGTAGAGGGCGCTCACCGGAAGTGACGTCCCGGGCCCGCGGTGTGAAGCAGCCGCCCTCCCGGCAGCACCACCTCCAGGTTCAGCACGTTGTCGCGCATGGTGCCGTAGCGCACAGCGTTGGTGCCCGAGGCGCCGGTGGCCACCATGCCGCAGAGAGAGGCGTCTGCACCTGGGtctggagggcagagggcaggcagaAGGAAGCCTGGGGCGGGTGCCCGTGAGCAGAGGGGTCCCGCCAAGCCCCAGAAACACTCCTGCCACCAGGGAGCCCTCCAGGCCCAGGAAAGTCCTGGAGCCCCAGCCTACCCACAGGGAACCAGAGGCCGCTGTCGCGCAGGTGGGAGTTGAGGGCTTTGCGGGTGACGCCGGGCTCCACCACCACAGAGAAGTCTTCCGGATTCAGCTCCAGGATTCGGTCCATGTGGGTCAGGTTGACACAGACGCCGCCCTGACAGAGCGCGTTCAAGCGGTTACTGACCTAGATCTTTCGCCAGGACACAGACCCCAGGACCCCAGC contains:
- the LDHD gene encoding probable D-lactate dehydrogenase, mitochondrial isoform X2, encoding MASLLRAATWGMFPWRGYCSRGTQGELSEGFVEALKAVVGSPHVTTAAVVREQHGHDESMHRCQPPDAVVWPQNVEQVSRLAALCYGQGVPIIPFGSGTGLEGGVCAVQGGVCVNLTHMDRILELNPEDFSVVVEPGVTRKALNSHLRDSGLWFPVDPGADASLCGMVATGASGTNAVRYGTMRDNVLNLEVVLPGGRLLHTAGPGRHFRKSAAGYNLTGLFVGSEGTLGLITAATLRLHPAPEATVAATCAFPSVQAAVDSTVHILQAAVPVARIEFLDDVMMDACNRHSKLNCCVAPTLFLEFHGSEQALAEQVQRTEEIIRHNGGSHFSWAKEAEDRSRLWAARHNAWYAALALRPGCKGYSTDVCVPISRLPEILVQTKEDLQASGLTGTIVGHVGDGNFHCILVVDPEDHEELLRVKAFAEQLVRSLQKSSVTTAPQLMADRFHEA
- the LDHD gene encoding probable D-lactate dehydrogenase, mitochondrial isoform X1, with product MASLLRAATWGMFPWRGYCSRGTQGELSEGFVEALKAVVGSPHVTTAAVVREQHGHDESMHRCQPPDAVVWPQNVEQVSRLAALCYGQGVPIIPFGSGTGLEGGVCAVQGGVCVNLTHMDRILELNPEDFSVVVEPGVTRKALNSHLRDSGLWFPVDPGADASLCGMVATGASGTNAVRYGTMRDNVLNLEVVLPGGRLLHTAGPGRHFRKSAAGYNLTGLFVGSEGTLGLITAATLRLHPAPEATVAATCAFPSVQAAVDSTVHILQAAVPVARIEFLDDVMMDACNRHSKLNCCVAPTLFLEFHGSEQALAEQVQRTEEIIRHNGGSHFSWAKEAEDRSRLWAARHNAWYAALALRPGCKGYSTDVCVPISRLPEILVQTKEDLQASGLTGTIVGHVGDGNFHCILVVDPEDHEELLRVKAFAEQLVRRALALRGTCTGEHGIGLGKRQLLQEEVGTVGIETMRQLKATLDPRGLMNPGKVL